A window of the Banduia mediterranea genome harbors these coding sequences:
- the xth gene encoding exodeoxyribonuclease III, with protein MKIATWNVNSLRVRLPHVIEWLTQNPVDVLGLQELKLQDADFPHEAFQALGYHVAASGQKTYNGVAIVSRHPLENVTRGMLGYEDEQKRVIAATTRGVRIVNVYVPNGQALGTDKYAYKLDWLQALERYLRAQLTAYPLLAVTGDYNIAPAPEDTHDPTVWEGGILCSDAERERLRALLDLGLSDCFRLFEQAEQSFTWWDYRAAGFRRNLGLRIDHVLASRELVANCRACVIDTAPRKLERPSDHTPLIAEFELPAA; from the coding sequence GTGAAAATCGCCACCTGGAACGTGAATTCCCTGCGCGTGCGCCTTCCGCACGTCATCGAATGGCTGACGCAGAATCCCGTCGATGTGTTGGGCCTGCAGGAACTGAAACTGCAGGACGCGGACTTTCCGCATGAGGCCTTTCAGGCACTCGGCTACCATGTGGCCGCCAGCGGACAGAAGACCTACAACGGTGTGGCGATCGTGTCCCGGCACCCTCTCGAAAACGTCACGCGCGGCATGCTCGGATATGAGGACGAACAGAAGCGCGTGATCGCGGCGACCACGCGGGGCGTTCGTATCGTCAACGTCTATGTGCCGAACGGTCAGGCGCTCGGGACCGACAAATACGCCTACAAGCTCGATTGGCTGCAGGCCCTGGAACGCTACCTGCGGGCGCAGCTCACCGCATATCCCCTACTGGCCGTGACCGGCGACTACAACATCGCGCCGGCGCCGGAAGACACCCATGATCCTACCGTCTGGGAAGGCGGCATTCTCTGCTCGGATGCGGAACGTGAGCGGCTGCGCGCGCTGCTCGATCTGGGTCTGTCGGATTGCTTCAGGCTGTTCGAGCAGGCCGAGCAATCGTTTACCTGGTGGGACTATCGCGCCGCGGGCTTCCGCCGCAATCTCGGTCTGCGCATCGATCATGTGCTGGCCTCGCGCGAACTCGTGGCGAACTGCCGCGCCTGCGTCATCGACACCGCGCCGCGCAAGCTCGAACGCCCTTCTGACCACACGCCGTTGATCGCCGAATTCGAACTGCCGGCCGCTTGA
- a CDS encoding GspE/PulE family protein gives MNAIVSRKREPRLQLREVLDWLIEDGLLRNEDAREFAAPSQRTGEPPPHPISLIAQQGWPDARAPLQRMLTAESLTQWLAGRTGLGYQRIDPLVIDVTQVTAVVPYAYAARLRILPIKVTAQQVSIATSEPFVDEWAEELGRIAGKRIERVLANPEEIQRYLIEFYALSRSVKASAVERGRMTPSGVQNLEQLTELGRAGKLDANDQHVVNIVDWLLNYAFEQRASDIHIEPRRELGNVRFRIDGQLHEVYQVPGAVMVAVISRLKILARLDVAEKRKPQDGRMKTRSPDGREIELRASVLPTAFGEKLVLRIFDPEVLVKDYSALGLTAEDRARWESMIRQPHGIILVTGPTGSGKTTTLYSTLKQLATPAVNVCTIEDPIELVEPAFNQMQVQANIDLNFADGVRALLRQDPDIIMVGEIRDLETAEVAIQAALTGHLVLSTLHTNDAPSAITRLLDLGVPSYLIRATLLGVVAQRLLRRLCPHCRHAVEVSETRWRELTRDASSTPPNSIYESVGCLECRETGYLGRVGAYEILNNTATLAPLIDAGTDLALLRAQALSEGMSPLRISGARKIAAGLTSVDEVLRTTPDPPAAT, from the coding sequence ATGAACGCGATCGTCAGCCGCAAACGCGAACCGCGCCTGCAACTTCGGGAGGTGCTCGACTGGCTGATCGAAGACGGCCTGCTTCGGAACGAGGACGCGCGCGAGTTTGCGGCCCCCTCGCAGCGCACCGGCGAGCCGCCGCCGCATCCGATTTCGCTGATCGCACAGCAAGGCTGGCCCGATGCGCGGGCACCGCTGCAACGCATGCTGACGGCCGAGTCGCTGACGCAGTGGCTGGCCGGACGCACCGGGCTGGGCTACCAGCGCATCGACCCCCTGGTGATCGACGTGACCCAGGTTACCGCCGTCGTGCCCTACGCCTACGCGGCGCGCCTGCGCATCCTGCCGATCAAGGTCACCGCGCAACAGGTGAGCATCGCCACCAGCGAACCCTTTGTCGACGAGTGGGCCGAAGAACTCGGCCGTATCGCAGGCAAGCGCATCGAGCGCGTGCTCGCCAACCCCGAGGAGATTCAGCGCTACCTGATCGAGTTCTATGCGCTATCGCGCTCGGTCAAGGCCAGCGCCGTGGAACGCGGACGGATGACGCCGAGTGGCGTCCAGAATCTCGAACAGCTCACCGAACTGGGGCGCGCCGGCAAGCTCGATGCCAACGACCAGCACGTCGTCAATATCGTGGACTGGCTGCTCAACTACGCTTTCGAACAGCGCGCCAGCGACATTCACATCGAGCCGCGGCGCGAGCTCGGCAATGTGCGTTTTCGAATCGACGGCCAGCTGCACGAGGTTTACCAGGTGCCCGGTGCCGTCATGGTCGCGGTCATCTCGCGCCTGAAGATCCTGGCGCGACTCGACGTGGCCGAAAAGCGCAAGCCGCAGGACGGGCGCATGAAGACGCGCAGCCCGGACGGTCGCGAGATCGAACTGCGTGCTTCGGTATTGCCCACCGCCTTCGGCGAAAAGCTGGTGTTGCGCATCTTCGACCCCGAGGTGCTGGTCAAGGATTACTCGGCGCTGGGCCTGACCGCCGAAGATCGCGCGCGCTGGGAATCGATGATCCGCCAGCCGCACGGCATCATCCTGGTCACCGGCCCCACCGGCTCGGGCAAGACCACCACGCTGTATTCCACGCTCAAACAACTGGCCACGCCGGCGGTCAATGTCTGCACGATCGAGGATCCGATCGAACTGGTGGAGCCCGCATTCAATCAGATGCAGGTGCAGGCCAATATCGACCTGAATTTCGCCGACGGCGTACGCGCCCTGCTGCGACAGGACCCGGACATCATCATGGTCGGTGAGATTCGCGATCTCGAAACGGCCGAAGTCGCGATTCAGGCGGCCCTGACCGGCCACCTGGTGCTGTCCACCCTGCATACCAACGATGCGCCCAGCGCGATCACGCGCCTGCTCGATCTGGGCGTGCCTTCGTACCTGATCCGCGCCACGCTGCTGGGTGTGGTGGCGCAGCGCCTGCTGCGCCGTCTGTGCCCGCATTGCCGACATGCGGTGGAGGTCTCGGAAACCCGCTGGCGGGAACTCACGCGCGACGCATCGAGCACGCCGCCGAACAGCATCTACGAATCCGTGGGCTGTCTGGAATGCCGCGAGACCGGCTACCTGGGGCGCGTCGGCGCCTACGAAATCCTCAACAACACGGCCACGTTGGCGCCTCTGATCGACGCGGGCACCGATCTCGCCCTGCTGCGCGCCCAGGCCTTGTCAGAAGGGATGTCGCCGCTGAGAATCTCCGGCGCCCGCAAGATCGCCGCCGGCCTCACCTCCGTCGACGAAGTGCTGCGCACCACACCCGACCCACCCGCCGCGACCTGA
- a CDS encoding protease complex subunit PrcB family protein has translation MKYRIVLGAPLGLLLAACQHLGLFDPDPRRIEVNEVYSQTQCGTQGRESRLSLLPDRAAVQALGLGVESSQLDSIGPYVLVEMGERRSGGFKLAVSRQADQLGSLVRLYATFISPPKGAMTTMALTSPCVLVALPQPAEAVELIDQAGTVRAEVKP, from the coding sequence ATGAAGTACCGAATCGTGTTGGGGGCGCCGCTGGGGCTGCTGCTGGCGGCCTGTCAGCACCTGGGCCTGTTCGACCCCGATCCGCGGCGGATCGAGGTCAACGAGGTGTACAGCCAGACGCAGTGCGGCACGCAAGGGCGTGAATCGCGGCTCAGTCTGTTGCCGGACCGCGCTGCAGTGCAGGCTCTGGGACTGGGCGTAGAGTCCTCGCAGCTGGACTCGATCGGGCCGTACGTGCTGGTCGAGATGGGCGAGCGTCGCAGTGGTGGATTCAAGCTGGCCGTGAGCCGTCAGGCCGATCAGCTGGGTTCGCTGGTGCGCCTGTACGCCACATTCATCTCGCCGCCCAAGGGCGCGATGACGACCATGGCGCTGACCAGCCCCTGCGTGCTGGTGGCCTTGCCGCAGCCCGCCGAGGCGGTGGAATTGATCGATCAGGCAGGCACTGTCCGTGCCGAGGTGAAGCCGTGA
- a CDS encoding YybH family protein, whose protein sequence is MKRVLLWTGLCAMLLSGAVAHAAQTRPADIVDGFRKAVLRGNADEALGMLASDVVIYEQGFSEFDRREYAGDHLAADIQFEKSIHRAITWRQVFQDEVYAFVISEYRLTGDLDGEPLNIATTETMVLRRDAQSWKIAHIHLSSHSVDQ, encoded by the coding sequence GTGAAGCGAGTGCTGCTGTGGACGGGACTGTGCGCGATGCTGCTGAGCGGCGCCGTCGCCCACGCGGCGCAGACGCGGCCGGCCGATATCGTCGACGGGTTCCGCAAGGCGGTCCTGCGCGGCAATGCCGACGAGGCACTGGGCATGCTGGCCAGCGATGTCGTGATCTACGAGCAGGGGTTCTCGGAGTTCGATCGGCGCGAATACGCCGGGGATCATCTGGCGGCCGACATACAGTTCGAAAAGAGCATTCATCGCGCGATCACCTGGCGCCAGGTGTTCCAGGACGAGGTGTACGCCTTCGTGATCTCGGAATATCGGCTGACCGGCGATCTCGACGGCGAGCCGCTCAATATCGCGACCACGGAAACCATGGTTCTGCGCCGCGATGCACAAAGCTGGAAGATCGCACACATTCATCTGTCTTCCCACTCCGTGGATCAATAG
- a CDS encoding acyltransferase: MLSFLPGPLLGAIMFVVLVVHTLVMAVPVYFTILLKLITPKGPYRDRVSIWMAALAQIWANNNVWFGDTLIGTRWDIRCEVPLSPRDQFLVCANHQSWNDIYVLIKTFGYRGPFFKFFLKKELIWVPVLGPVWWGLDYPFMKRHSAQTLMKHPELRGQDLEATRQACEAARNHPVLLLNFLEGTRFTQEKHDKQKSRFVHLLKPKAGGLAFAIQAMGERLHSLLDVTIVYPDGAVGFWAFLMGRMRHVVVEVRKRAIPPEFFHGDYLGDAPFRKQVQGWVQEIWEDKDRRIEELLAETRARSAGG, from the coding sequence ATGCTGAGTTTTCTCCCCGGTCCGCTGCTCGGCGCGATCATGTTCGTGGTGCTGGTCGTGCACACGCTGGTGATGGCGGTGCCGGTGTACTTCACGATCCTGCTCAAGCTGATCACGCCGAAAGGCCCGTACCGCGATCGGGTTTCGATTTGGATGGCGGCGCTGGCGCAGATCTGGGCCAACAACAACGTGTGGTTCGGCGATACGCTGATCGGCACGCGTTGGGACATCCGCTGCGAGGTGCCGCTGTCGCCCCGCGATCAGTTTCTGGTCTGCGCCAATCACCAGAGCTGGAACGACATTTATGTGCTGATCAAGACCTTCGGTTATCGCGGACCGTTCTTCAAGTTCTTTCTCAAGAAGGAACTGATCTGGGTGCCGGTGCTGGGCCCGGTGTGGTGGGGCCTGGACTACCCGTTCATGAAGCGTCATTCAGCCCAGACGCTGATGAAGCATCCGGAATTGCGTGGTCAGGATCTGGAGGCGACGCGCCAAGCCTGTGAGGCCGCGCGCAATCATCCGGTGCTGCTGCTGAACTTTCTGGAGGGCACGCGCTTCACCCAGGAGAAGCACGACAAGCAGAAGTCCCGTTTCGTCCACCTGCTCAAGCCCAAGGCCGGCGGCCTTGCGTTTGCGATACAGGCGATGGGCGAGCGCCTGCATTCATTGCTGGACGTCACCATCGTCTATCCGGACGGCGCGGTCGGCTTCTGGGCATTCCTGATGGGCCGCATGCGGCACGTCGTGGTCGAGGTCCGCAAGCGCGCGATTCCGCCGGAATTCTTCCATGGCGACTATCTCGGCGATGCGCCGTTCCGCAAGCAGGTGCAGGGCTGGGTGCAGGAAATCTGGGAAGACAAGGACCGCCGCATCGAAGAGCTGCTCGCCGAGACGCGGGCCCGGTCCGCCGGTGGCTAG
- a CDS encoding FMN-binding glutamate synthase family protein, whose product MIRYGGLFVPALAALLCAWPASRGHAGWWIATAGFGLLTIVALWDLFQPWHNLRRNYPLISRMRWYIEAIRPELRQYLFESDTDGRPFSREQRELVYERAKGANDKHPFGTKHDVYAGGHEWIEHSITPKEKADDRFRIDIGGRDCRQPYSASVYNISAMSFGSLSPNALRAMNLGAKTGGFFHDTGEGGVSPYHLEHGGDLVWEIGSGYFGCRDANGHFDAGQFSETAQLDAVKMIEIKLSQGAKPGHGGVLPGAKVTEEIARTRKVPAWQDCVSPAAHSAFSTPTGLLEFVARLRDLCGGKPTGFKLCIGDPVEFLGIVKAMRETGIRPDFIVIDGGEGGTGAAPLELTNRVGLPLREGLLFAINALVGGDVRDGIRVGASGKAVSGFGLASNMALGADWCNSARGFMFAVGCVQSVNCHTDKCPSGVATQNPRRWRAIDVERKADRVARFHKETVGALATLVAVAGFDHPQSLRPKHLLRRDLDGSVSNAAQRYDLLDRGALLLEPPPSWQTLWEAASADRFR is encoded by the coding sequence GTGATCCGTTACGGCGGACTGTTCGTCCCGGCACTGGCCGCGCTGCTGTGTGCGTGGCCGGCCAGTCGGGGGCATGCCGGCTGGTGGATCGCGACGGCAGGCTTCGGGCTATTGACGATAGTGGCGTTGTGGGATTTGTTCCAGCCCTGGCATAACCTGCGGCGCAACTATCCGCTGATCTCGCGCATGCGCTGGTATATCGAGGCGATCCGTCCGGAACTGCGCCAGTACCTGTTCGAAAGCGATACCGATGGCCGCCCGTTCTCGCGCGAGCAGCGCGAGCTGGTCTATGAGCGCGCCAAGGGCGCCAACGACAAGCATCCCTTCGGTACCAAGCACGACGTCTACGCCGGCGGCCACGAATGGATCGAGCACTCGATCACGCCCAAGGAGAAGGCGGACGACCGTTTCCGCATCGACATCGGTGGCCGCGACTGCCGCCAGCCCTACAGTGCCTCGGTCTACAACATCTCGGCGATGAGCTTCGGCTCACTGTCGCCGAACGCCCTGCGCGCGATGAACCTCGGCGCGAAAACCGGAGGCTTCTTTCACGACACCGGTGAAGGCGGGGTCTCGCCCTACCACCTCGAACACGGCGGCGATCTGGTCTGGGAAATCGGCAGCGGCTATTTCGGCTGCCGCGATGCCAATGGCCATTTCGACGCGGGCCAGTTCAGCGAAACCGCACAGCTCGACGCGGTGAAGATGATCGAGATCAAGCTGTCACAGGGCGCCAAGCCGGGCCACGGCGGCGTGCTGCCGGGTGCCAAGGTCACCGAGGAAATCGCGCGAACACGCAAGGTGCCCGCCTGGCAGGACTGTGTATCCCCGGCCGCGCACAGCGCGTTCTCGACGCCCACCGGCTTGCTGGAATTCGTGGCGCGGCTGCGCGATCTGTGCGGCGGCAAGCCGACCGGATTCAAGCTGTGCATCGGCGATCCCGTGGAGTTTCTCGGCATCGTCAAGGCAATGCGCGAAACCGGAATACGGCCGGACTTCATCGTGATCGACGGCGGCGAAGGCGGCACCGGCGCGGCGCCGCTGGAACTGACCAATCGCGTCGGCCTGCCGCTGCGGGAAGGCCTGCTGTTCGCGATCAATGCTTTGGTCGGTGGCGATGTACGCGACGGAATACGCGTGGGCGCCAGCGGCAAGGCGGTGAGTGGATTCGGCCTCGCCTCGAACATGGCGCTGGGCGCGGACTGGTGCAATTCCGCGCGCGGTTTCATGTTCGCCGTGGGCTGCGTGCAATCGGTCAACTGCCACACCGACAAATGCCCGAGCGGCGTGGCCACTCAGAACCCGCGCCGCTGGCGCGCGATCGACGTGGAACGCAAGGCGGACCGTGTGGCGCGCTTCCACAAGGAGACCGTGGGTGCGCTGGCGACCCTGGTGGCGGTGGCCGGCTTCGACCATCCACAGAGCCTGAGACCGAAACATCTGCTGCGGCGCGATCTGGACGGCTCGGTCAGCAACGCCGCACAGCGCTACGACCTTCTCGACCGCGGCGCGCTGCTGCTGGAACCGCCGCCCTCATGGCAAACGCTGTGGGAGGCGGCCTCCGCCGACCGCTTCCGCTAG
- a CDS encoding M3 family metallopeptidase has product MSSDNPLLRLADSTELPAFDVIRPEHAEPAIDRILQRNREELTALLAKDTPSEWDALIGPLETIGDRLSRVWSPISHLFSVCSTPEWRGAYNACLPKLMEYGLELSQSKPLYQAYQALADSAAYPGLNAARRKLIDNALRDFRLSGIALPEDQQQRFKTISMRLSEIQTKFEENLLDSTQAWSLLIDDESRLAGMTESARAAARAKAEAKQQQGWLLTLDVPSYIAVVSYADDRALRETLYRAYVTRASDQSDHGRDHDNAALMEEILSLRHEMATLLGFANYAELSLQAKMAESPDSVEAFLLDLAERARARAQSELETLRAFAEQRDGLSTLEPWDAAYYAEKLKEDSLGLSDEMLRPYFPAPQVIRGMFDLVEQLYDIRIEIVDDQPVWHDSVTVYALKTPAGERFGLFYLDPYAREAKRGGAWMDECRGRRITATGLQLPVAYLVGNFAPPLPGKPALLTHDEVTTLFHEFGHGLHHLLTQVDEASVSGIRGVAWDAVELPSQFMENWCYEHESLSLFARHVDTGEALPDALLHKLREARSFQAGMATVRQLEFSLFDLRMHRDYDPALGGRIPETLARVRDQVSVMFPPAWNRFPNSFSHIFAGGYAAGYYSYKWAEVLSSDAFGAFEEARAAGQSLINNEVGRRFRDTVLARGGSADAMELFVAFRGRKPSIEALLRQSGLLETQEAA; this is encoded by the coding sequence ATGAGCTCAGACAATCCCCTGCTACGCCTGGCCGACAGCACCGAGCTGCCGGCCTTCGATGTGATCCGACCCGAGCACGCCGAACCGGCCATAGACCGGATCCTGCAACGCAATCGCGAGGAACTGACGGCGCTGCTGGCCAAGGACACGCCTTCGGAATGGGACGCCCTGATCGGCCCGCTGGAAACAATCGGCGACCGCTTGTCGCGCGTCTGGTCGCCGATCAGCCACTTGTTCTCGGTGTGCTCCACGCCGGAATGGCGCGGCGCCTACAACGCCTGTCTGCCCAAACTGATGGAGTACGGCCTGGAACTGTCGCAGTCCAAACCGCTGTATCAGGCCTACCAGGCTCTGGCCGACAGCGCGGCCTACCCAGGCCTCAACGCCGCGCGACGCAAGCTCATTGACAACGCCCTGCGCGATTTCCGCCTGTCGGGCATTGCCTTGCCGGAGGATCAGCAGCAACGATTCAAGACGATCTCGATGCGGCTCTCCGAGATTCAGACGAAGTTCGAGGAAAACCTGCTCGATTCCACGCAGGCCTGGAGCCTGCTGATCGACGACGAATCGCGCCTCGCCGGCATGACCGAAAGCGCCCGCGCCGCCGCCCGCGCCAAGGCCGAAGCCAAGCAGCAACAGGGCTGGCTGCTGACGCTGGACGTACCGAGCTACATCGCCGTCGTCAGCTACGCGGACGACCGCGCCTTGCGCGAGACCCTGTATCGCGCCTACGTCACTCGCGCCTCCGACCAGAGCGATCACGGACGCGATCACGACAATGCCGCGCTGATGGAGGAGATTCTGTCACTGCGGCACGAAATGGCGACGCTGCTGGGCTTCGCCAACTACGCCGAACTGTCGCTGCAAGCGAAGATGGCCGAATCGCCGGACTCGGTGGAAGCGTTCCTGCTCGATCTCGCCGAGCGCGCGCGAGCGCGTGCGCAGTCCGAGTTGGAAACGCTGCGCGCCTTCGCCGAACAACGCGACGGACTGAGCACGCTCGAACCCTGGGACGCGGCCTACTACGCCGAAAAGCTCAAGGAAGACAGCCTCGGCCTGTCCGACGAAATGCTGCGGCCGTATTTCCCGGCGCCGCAGGTCATCCGCGGCATGTTCGACCTGGTGGAACAGCTTTACGACATCCGCATCGAGATCGTCGATGACCAGCCGGTCTGGCACGACAGCGTCACGGTCTATGCACTGAAAACACCGGCGGGCGAGCGCTTCGGTCTGTTCTACCTGGACCCGTACGCGCGCGAGGCCAAACGCGGCGGCGCCTGGATGGATGAATGCCGCGGCCGCCGCATCACTGCTACGGGACTGCAATTGCCGGTGGCCTATCTGGTCGGCAACTTCGCCCCGCCGCTGCCCGGCAAGCCGGCGCTGCTGACGCACGACGAGGTCACCACCCTGTTCCACGAATTCGGGCACGGCCTGCACCATCTGCTGACCCAGGTCGACGAAGCCAGCGTCAGCGGCATCCGCGGCGTGGCCTGGGACGCGGTGGAGCTTCCCAGCCAGTTCATGGAGAACTGGTGCTACGAACACGAATCGCTGAGCCTGTTCGCGCGGCATGTCGATACCGGCGAGGCACTGCCGGATGCGCTGCTGCACAAGCTGCGCGAGGCCCGCAGCTTCCAGGCCGGCATGGCCACGGTACGCCAGCTCGAATTCTCGCTGTTCGACCTGCGCATGCACCGCGACTACGACCCGGCGCTGGGTGGCCGTATCCCGGAGACGCTGGCCAGGGTTCGCGATCAGGTCTCGGTGATGTTCCCGCCGGCCTGGAACCGCTTTCCCAACAGCTTCTCGCACATCTTCGCGGGCGGCTATGCGGCCGGCTACTACAGCTACAAATGGGCCGAGGTGCTGTCCAGCGACGCCTTCGGCGCCTTCGAGGAGGCGCGGGCCGCCGGGCAGAGCCTGATCAACAACGAAGTCGGACGACGCTTCCGCGACACCGTGCTGGCACGCGGCGGCAGTGCCGACGCCATGGAGCTGTTCGTGGCGTTCCGCGGGCGCAAGCCGTCGATCGAAGCCCTGCTGCGACAAAGCGGCCTGCTGGAGACGCAGGAGGCCGCGTGA
- a CDS encoding TIGR03862 family flavoprotein, whose amino-acid sequence MSESNNKGIAIVGGGPAGLMAAESALAAGVAVDLYETKGSVGRKFLLAGKGGLNLTHGETFDSLLGRYGAARESLEPWLRDFDAKALRAWAAGLGIETFEGSSGRIFPSDMKAAPLLRGWVRRLRNQGLRLHVNHRCIGIDGTRLRFETPDGERAAEAAAVVLALGGGSWPQLGSDGAWQSWLAQTSVPIAPLQASNCGFDVAWSEHFATRFAGMPVKPVIAQLIDAQGRPIQQQGEFVVSAGGVEGGLIYALSAPLRELCALNGSARLHLDLLPGRDEARLASELAHQSHDRSLSERLRRGAGISGVKAGLLREGVPSGQMIDPRRLAAWLKAVPLTLLRPRPLAEAISSAGGVSMTALDHRLMLPSLPGVFFAGEMLDWEAPTGGYLLTASLATGRAAGLGAAAWLRSG is encoded by the coding sequence ATGAGTGAATCGAACAACAAAGGCATCGCCATCGTCGGTGGCGGACCGGCCGGTCTGATGGCCGCCGAATCCGCCCTCGCCGCCGGCGTTGCGGTGGACCTCTACGAAACCAAGGGCTCGGTCGGTCGCAAGTTCCTGCTGGCCGGCAAGGGCGGGCTCAACCTGACCCACGGCGAAACCTTCGACAGCCTGCTCGGGCGCTACGGTGCCGCGCGCGAATCGCTCGAACCCTGGCTGCGCGATTTCGATGCCAAGGCCCTGCGCGCCTGGGCGGCCGGACTCGGCATCGAAACTTTCGAGGGCAGCTCGGGACGCATCTTTCCGTCCGACATGAAAGCCGCGCCGCTGCTGCGCGGCTGGGTACGGCGCCTGCGCAACCAAGGCCTGCGACTGCACGTGAATCACCGCTGCATCGGCATCGACGGCACGCGCCTGCGTTTCGAGACACCCGACGGCGAACGCGCGGCCGAGGCCGCCGCCGTGGTGCTGGCCCTGGGCGGCGGCAGCTGGCCGCAACTGGGCTCCGATGGCGCCTGGCAAAGCTGGCTGGCGCAGACCTCGGTGCCGATCGCTCCGCTGCAAGCCTCCAATTGCGGCTTCGATGTGGCCTGGAGCGAGCACTTCGCGACGCGTTTCGCCGGCATGCCGGTGAAACCGGTCATCGCACAATTGATCGATGCGCAGGGACGCCCGATTCAACAGCAGGGCGAATTCGTGGTCAGCGCCGGGGGCGTCGAAGGCGGTCTGATCTACGCGCTGTCGGCGCCGCTGCGCGAACTGTGCGCCCTGAACGGCTCCGCCCGCCTGCATCTGGACCTGCTGCCGGGGCGCGACGAAGCCCGGCTGGCTTCCGAGCTGGCGCACCAAAGCCATGACCGATCGCTGAGCGAGCGCCTGCGACGCGGCGCCGGCATCAGTGGCGTCAAGGCCGGATTGCTGCGCGAAGGCGTGCCCAGCGGCCAGATGATCGATCCTCGCCGCCTCGCCGCCTGGCTCAAGGCGGTGCCGTTGACGCTGCTGCGGCCGCGCCCCTTGGCCGAGGCGATCAGCAGCGCCGGCGGCGTGTCGATGACGGCGCTCGATCATCGGCTGATGCTGCCGAGCCTGCCCGGCGTATTCTTCGCCGGCGAAATGCTCGATTGGGAAGCCCCGACCGGCGGCTACCTGCTGACCGCCAGTCTCGCTACAGGCCGCGCCGCCGGTCTGGGCGCGGCGGCCTGGCTGCGGTCGGGCTGA